Part of the Bradyrhizobium sp. AZCC 1721 genome, TCCACTGATCAACATGGACGCGGTGCTCAAGGTCGAGAAGCACATCGAGAATGCGGTGAAGGGCGGCGCCAAGATCGTCACCGGCGGCAAGCGCCATGCGCTCGGCGGCAGCTTCTTCGAGCCGACGGTGCTTTCGAATGTGAAGCCGGACGCGCTGGTCGCGCACGAAGAAACGTTTGGGCCGCTGGCGCCGGTGTTCCGCTTCAAGGACGAGGCCGACGTGATCGCGATGTGCAACGCCTCGCCGTTCGGCCTCGCCTCCTATTTCTATTCCCGCGATCTCGGCCGCGTCTGGCGCGTCGCCGAAGCGCTGGAATCAGGCATGGTCGGCGTCAACACCGGCCTGATCACGACCGAAGTAGCGCCGTTCGGCGGCGTCAAGGAGTCAGGCTTGGGCCGCGAAGGCTCGCATCACGGCATGGAAGAATATGTCGAGATCAAATACGTGATGATGGCCGGGGTGTAGCCTGGTCCCCGCGAACGCGGGGACCCATAACCACCGGCTTCAGCTTCGAAAGAAGATGGAGCCACAGCGACCTTAACAACAGACATCAGTGGTTATAGGTCCCTGCGTTCGCAGGGACGACAGTCAATCGCTGGCGTCACTCGCAAACGCGCCGTGACGTCCCACGCCGGAAGCAAACCGCGTCGCGCCCGACAGCGTTTCGCCTGAGGCAATCACCGCGAGCCCGCCGCGCATCTCGTTGTCGATCGCTTCCTCTTCCGCAAGATCCCATTGCCGCAGCGCCGACAGCCGGTCGGCGCGCAGGCATTTTTGCGGAAAGCGCGCGATCTCCCGCGCCAGCGCAATCGCCTGGGCGGCAGCCTCGCCGCGGCCAACGACGCGATTAGCCAGCCCCATCCGCAGCGCTTCCTGCGCGCCGACCGGCCGGCCGGTGAGGATCAGATCGATCGCCTGCGAATGGCCGATCAGCCGCGGCAGCCGGATGGTGCCGAGATCGATCAATGGCACGCCGAACCGGCGACAGAAGATGCCGAAAGTCGCGTCTTCCGCAACCACGCGCATGTCCGCCCATAGCGCGAGCTCCATGCCGCCGGCCACCGCAAAGCCTTCGACCGCGGCAATCACGGGCTTCGACAGCCGCAGCCGGCTCGGTCCCATCGGCGCGATCGAATCGTGGCCGCCTAGCTCGCGCCGCTTATTGGGATCACCCGCCGCCACCGCCTTGAGATCGGCGCCGGCGCAGAAATAGCCGCCGGTGCCGGTGAACACCGCAACCGACGCGCTCTCGTCGGCATCGAAAGCAAGAAACGCGTCGTAGAGTTTCCGCGCGGTCGCGCCATCCACGGCGTTGCGGCAATGCGGACGGTTGATGGAAACGATGGTCACCGGACCATCACGCTCGACGAGCACGGAATCGACTTCGGTCATTGAGGCGCTCCCTGAATGTTATTTCCCGGAAGCTTGGCATTAGACGCGAGGGTGACGCAATCCCAACGCCATCATCGCGAGCCAACCGGTCGCGCGAATGCGCGCCCGACGAGAGGCTACGCGAAGCAATCCACACTTTCCGTGCGGCGGGATGGATTGCTTCGTCGCTGCGCTCCTCGCAATGACGCGGTTAGATACTCAACTCATCCCCCGTTACGCGCTGGTACGCTTCGAGATAGCGCTTGCTCGTCGCCTCCACCACGCTGTCGGGCAGCGGAGGCGGCGGGGCGTCGCCGTTCCAGCGGCCGGCATGGCGCTCGGCGTCGAGATAGTCGCGCAGCGGCTGCTTGTCGAAACTCGGCTGCGGCCGGCCGGGCCTGTAGACGTCGGCCGCCCAGAACCGCGAACTATCCGGCGTCATCACCTCGTCGATCAGGATGATGCGGCCGTCCGCCGCGCGGCCGAACTCGAACTTGGTGTCGGCGATGATGATGCCCTGGTGGCGGGCGATCCGCTCGCCGAAATTATAGACCGTGCGCGCCATGCTCTCGAGCTTCTCGGCGACATCGCTGCCGACGATCTCGCGCATGCGCGCGATGGTGATGTTCTCGTCATGGCCGGTCTCGGCCTTGGTCGCCGGGCTGAAGATCGGCGGCTCGAGCTTTCCGCTTTCGAGCAGACCTTCCGCCAGCTCCTCGCCCGCAAGCGTGCCGGAGGCCGCATACTCCTTCCAGGCGGAGCCGGAGATATAGCCGCGGATCACGCATTCGACCGGAAACACGGTGGTGCGCCGGCACAGCATCGCGCGCCCGAGAATGTCGGCGCGGTGGTCCTTGAGGCCAGGCACCTTGCGGATGATCTCGTCGGCGTCGGCGCTGATCATGTGATGCGGGACCACGCCTTCGAGCTGGCGGAACCACCACGCGCTGATCTGCGTCAGCACCGCGCCCTTCATCGGGATGGTTTCCGCCATCACCACGTCAAACGCGCTGATGCGGTCGGTGGTCAGCAGCAGCACGCAGTCGCTGCCGACGGCGTAGATATCGCGCACCTTGCCGCGGCCGATCCGGGGCAGGGGCAAGTCGCTGGCGAGCATCGCGTTCATCTGGTCAGGCTTTCGAACAGGCGGCCTCGTGCAAGCGCGAGGCGGCAAATGAGAAAGCGGAGCAATAGCTCACTCCGGCAGCGGAATGAACTCATGTTCTTGCGGAACGGCTGCAAACCGGCCGGTTTTCCAATCCTGTTTGGCCTGCTCGATCCGCTCCTTGCTTGAGGAAACGAAATTCCACCAGATGTGCCGCGGGCCTTCCAGCGCGTCGCCGCCGAGAAACATCATCCGCACCGGCGTGACCGCCTTCACCGTGATGCGGTCGCCGGGCCGGAAGATCAGGAGCCGCGGCCCCTCGTAGCGCTCGTTCGCGATCTCGACTTCGCCTTCGACGAGATAGATCGCGCGCTCCTCATGGTCAGGGTCGAGCGGCACGCTGGTGCCGGCCTGCGCCGTCACTTCAGCGTAGAACCAGGGCGAGACCATGCCGACCGGCGATTTCACGCCAAAGCCGCTTCCTGCGATAATGCGCGCGGTGAATCCGCTCTCCTTCACGGTCGGCAGCGCTTCGGCCGCGTAATGCTGGAACGACGGTGCGATTTCTTCGGAGCCCGCCGGCAGCGCGATCCAGCTTTGCAGGCCGAGCATCTTCTGGCCATCGCGGCGCTGCACATCGGGCGTGCGCTCGGAATGAGCGATGCCGCGGCCTGCCGTCATCAGGTTCATCGCGCCGGGCTGGATCTCCTGAATGTTGCCCTCGCTGTCGCGGTGCATGATCGAGCCGTCGAACAGGTAGGTGACGGTGGCAAGTCCGATATGCGGATGCGGCCGCACGTCCATGCCGCGGCCGGCCATGAACTGCACCGGGCCGAAATGGTCGAAGAAGATGAACGGCCCGACCATCTGCCGCTTGCCATGCGGCAGCGCGCGCCGCACCGCAAATCCATCGCCGAGATCGCGGGTGCGCGGCACGATGATGAGGTCGAGCGCGTCGCAGCTTTTGGGGTCGCCGAGCACGGGATCGTTGGACGGTTGCCAGCTCATGGGGAGCTCCTTGATGTTTGCGACGATTATAGCAGGAATCGCGGGATTGCGTTCAAATGCCTCAGCATGTCGTCCCTGCGAACGCAGGGACCCATGCCCCGTGTCCTATCGTTTGGCAGGAATGGCAGATATCGTCTCCAACAATCGACAACGGTGGTTATGGGTCCCGGCGTTCGCAGGGACGACGTAGGACGATGAATCAATGATCCCTCCGCTCAAGCCCGGCGCAAAATTGCTGAAGGTCGATGGTCCCGTCATCGAGACCGCGCGCCTGGAAAGGCTGATCGGTGGAAATTGAACCACAAAATGATTCACACTAGATTGACGGCGCGGGGATGACCCGCGCGAACGGACCGTCCGATGCTGCTATCCACCTTCGACATCGCCCTGCGCGGCGCCACCGTGGCGCTGCTCCTGGTGCTGGCGGCGTCGCTGTTTCGCAGTTTTGGAACGGTGCTCGCCGGACGGCTCGCAGTGGCCGTTGCAGTGGGATCAGCGGCGCATGCCGTGACCTCTTCGATCGGTGTGACATCGAAGGTAGCCCCGGCGCTCGCGCCCGTGATCGCGCTGTCGACCGGCAATGCCGTGGTGTTCTGGCTGTTTACGCGCGCGCTGTTCGAGGAGACGTTCAAACTGCGCTGGTGGCACGCGCTGGTCTGGGTGGCGGTCGCAGCTTTCAGCTTCGTCAACTGCATGTGGCTGGCGCCCGCATCCGGCGTGCAGTTCTCCATCATCACGGTCAACATTCTCGCGCTCGGCTTCATCGTGCTGGCCGTCGTGCAGACCGTCGCATCATGGTCGGCCGATCTGGTCGAGGGCCGACGCCGCATCCGCGTCTTCATCGTCAGCGCGGCGGCACTGTACGGCGGGCTGAATGCGGTGCTGCAGATATCACTGTCCGGCGGCGGCGCCGCGGACCTTGCCAACACGCTGAATTCGGCGGTGCTGGCCGCGGTAGTGGCGGCAATCGCGATTGCGATGATGCGTGTCGATGGGGCCGATTTGTTCCCGGCCGCCGCGGTCGGCAAGGCCGATCCAATCGAAGCAGCGATCGTCGCCGAGTCCAGCGCCGCCGATCGAAAACTCATCGATGCACTGACGCGCCTGATGGCCGACGAGCGCATCTATCGCCACGACAACGTCACCATCGGCACACT contains:
- a CDS encoding AraC family transcriptional regulator, with translation MLLSTFDIALRGATVALLLVLAASLFRSFGTVLAGRLAVAVAVGSAAHAVTSSIGVTSKVAPALAPVIALSTGNAVVFWLFTRALFEETFKLRWWHALVWVAVAAFSFVNCMWLAPASGVQFSIITVNILALGFIVLAVVQTVASWSADLVEGRRRIRVFIVSAAALYGGLNAVLQISLSGGGAADLANTLNSAVLAAVVAAIAIAMMRVDGADLFPAAAVGKADPIEAAIVAESSAADRKLIDALTRLMADERIYRHDNVTIGTLATKLAIPEYRLRRLINQRLGYRNFNVFLNEHRIAEAKAALADPSQAEVPVITIAMDAGFQSLGPFNRAFKAITGVTPTEYRRLKTSAA
- a CDS encoding phosphoribosylaminoimidazolesuccinocarboxamide synthase, which translates into the protein MNAMLASDLPLPRIGRGKVRDIYAVGSDCVLLLTTDRISAFDVVMAETIPMKGAVLTQISAWWFRQLEGVVPHHMISADADEIIRKVPGLKDHRADILGRAMLCRRTTVFPVECVIRGYISGSAWKEYAASGTLAGEELAEGLLESGKLEPPIFSPATKAETGHDENITIARMREIVGSDVAEKLESMARTVYNFGERIARHQGIIIADTKFEFGRAADGRIILIDEVMTPDSSRFWAADVYRPGRPQPSFDKQPLRDYLDAERHAGRWNGDAPPPPLPDSVVEATSKRYLEAYQRVTGDELSI
- a CDS encoding pirin family protein; protein product: MSWQPSNDPVLGDPKSCDALDLIIVPRTRDLGDGFAVRRALPHGKRQMVGPFIFFDHFGPVQFMAGRGMDVRPHPHIGLATVTYLFDGSIMHRDSEGNIQEIQPGAMNLMTAGRGIAHSERTPDVQRRDGQKMLGLQSWIALPAGSEEIAPSFQHYAAEALPTVKESGFTARIIAGSGFGVKSPVGMVSPWFYAEVTAQAGTSVPLDPDHEERAIYLVEGEVEIANERYEGPRLLIFRPGDRITVKAVTPVRMMFLGGDALEGPRHIWWNFVSSSKERIEQAKQDWKTGRFAAVPQEHEFIPLPE
- a CDS encoding crotonase/enoyl-CoA hydratase family protein — its product is MTEVDSVLVERDGPVTIVSINRPHCRNAVDGATARKLYDAFLAFDADESASVAVFTGTGGYFCAGADLKAVAAGDPNKRRELGGHDSIAPMGPSRLRLSKPVIAAVEGFAVAGGMELALWADMRVVAEDATFGIFCRRFGVPLIDLGTIRLPRLIGHSQAIDLILTGRPVGAQEALRMGLANRVVGRGEAAAQAIALAREIARFPQKCLRADRLSALRQWDLAEEEAIDNEMRGGLAVIASGETLSGATRFASGVGRHGAFASDASD